One segment of Bradyrhizobium sp. CB2312 DNA contains the following:
- a CDS encoding DUF1236 domain-containing protein — translation MIVVHIWRFQMNKRLFLATTAAVALATSAFAQSSPSTSSSNPRATERQQDSSTTSPWSSTSIPSTSSSSGSAQSSTNSAQTQSPSSTGQTAAGQSSNSGTGTNTTQAPTSNNSSNQAQTNQPSGQNTTPSSEAQTNTPSNTSNQTRSANPPSSSTNQAQSPSGSGSTNTAQQPTNQQNAPDRSSNTNVNASVNINDQQRTRISALISHLNVQPLTNVNFSLSVGTVVPRDVRLQPLPAEVVEIVPQYRGYNFVLVKDQIVIVQPSTYKIVTVLPFSGRSIAAAPARTEQRKTTFTDRDREVVRKHAKARPVEGEKRVTTGSSVRTEIRTGERVPEGVEIEAFPEDVYRDAPTLREYRYINRDSRTYIVEPHNVASSKRSIDLATEGEEREDHCAGSAHGET, via the coding sequence TTGATCGTCGTCCACATTTGGAGGTTTCAGATGAACAAGCGTTTATTCTTGGCCACTACCGCTGCAGTCGCCCTAGCGACTTCGGCCTTCGCGCAGTCCTCTCCGAGCACGTCGAGCTCGAATCCAAGGGCCACCGAGCGTCAGCAGGATTCGTCGACAACGTCGCCGTGGTCCTCGACGTCGATCCCTTCCACCAGCTCGTCTTCAGGATCCGCGCAGTCTTCGACGAATTCCGCCCAGACGCAGTCTCCGTCTTCGACGGGACAGACTGCTGCAGGCCAGTCGTCCAATTCCGGTACCGGGACCAACACTACGCAGGCGCCGACCTCGAACAACTCCAGCAACCAGGCCCAGACCAATCAGCCGTCCGGCCAGAACACGACGCCGTCCAGCGAGGCGCAGACCAACACTCCGTCGAACACGAGCAACCAGACGCGGAGCGCCAACCCGCCGTCCTCCAGTACCAATCAGGCGCAGTCGCCGTCGGGTAGCGGTTCGACCAACACGGCCCAGCAGCCGACCAATCAGCAGAACGCCCCCGATCGTTCGTCGAACACCAACGTGAACGCGTCGGTGAACATCAACGACCAGCAGCGGACCCGCATCAGCGCGTTGATCTCGCACCTGAACGTGCAGCCGCTTACCAACGTGAACTTCTCCTTGTCGGTGGGCACCGTCGTCCCTCGCGATGTCCGCCTGCAGCCGCTGCCGGCCGAGGTCGTCGAGATCGTGCCGCAGTATCGCGGCTACAACTTCGTCTTGGTGAAGGACCAGATCGTGATCGTCCAGCCGTCGACCTACAAGATCGTGACGGTCCTGCCGTTCTCCGGTCGTTCGATCGCCGCTGCGCCGGCGCGGACGGAGCAGCGTAAGACGACGTTCACCGACCGCGATCGCGAAGTCGTCCGCAAGCACGCCAAGGCGCGCCCGGTCGAGGGCGAGAAGCGCGTGACCACCGGCAGCTCGGTCCGGACCGAGATCCGGACCGGCGAGCGCGTGCCGGAGGGCGTGGAGATCGAGGCGTTCCCCGAAGACGTCTATCGGGATGCTCCGACCCTTCGCGAGTACCGGTACATCAATCGGGACAGCCGCACCTACATCGTCGAGCCCCACAACGTCGCGTCATCGAAGAGATCGATTGATCTCGCAACGGAAGGAGAAGAACGTGAAGACCATTGTGCAGGGAGCGCTCACGGCGAAACCTGA
- a CDS encoding sensor histidine kinase, with amino-acid sequence MEAFLQSLMTARSDFPIWVRYTLTLGLVGIAFIARVMLDDQLRSYPVLLFIPAIFLSAVLFNRGSGIVATAAGAALAAAYLMPGPPSSAAIPLILFILTGICIAAVTELLRSTLRKLSEANQYSEVLLQELAHRTRNDLATIVSVLRLQARSATDPAVQTAIASAVSRVDVVAKVHDRLRDTANSSRIALAPYIEALCGSLADFHRGVRTISIGVRCENIEVRSSQAASIGLIVNELVTNCFKYAFPDGRSGAVEVDVRTKDDRILVTVQDDGVGCPTEVRSGLGTRLISLLASQMKGTVMRRPLPEGCEVQVSLARDA; translated from the coding sequence ATGGAAGCCTTTCTGCAAAGCCTCATGACGGCGAGGTCGGACTTTCCGATCTGGGTGCGCTATACCTTGACACTCGGTCTGGTGGGCATCGCTTTCATCGCCCGGGTGATGCTGGACGATCAGCTGCGCTCCTACCCTGTTCTGCTGTTCATACCAGCTATATTTCTGTCCGCCGTCCTCTTCAATCGCGGCAGCGGTATCGTGGCCACCGCGGCAGGTGCCGCGCTCGCCGCCGCCTACTTGATGCCGGGGCCCCCATCCTCCGCTGCGATCCCACTCATCCTGTTCATTCTGACGGGCATCTGCATCGCTGCTGTCACCGAGCTCCTCAGGAGCACGCTGCGGAAATTGTCCGAAGCCAACCAGTATTCGGAAGTTCTGCTGCAGGAGCTCGCGCATAGAACGCGCAACGACCTCGCCACCATAGTCTCGGTCCTCAGGCTTCAGGCCCGCTCGGCGACCGACCCGGCAGTCCAGACGGCGATCGCTTCAGCGGTGAGCCGGGTGGATGTGGTCGCCAAGGTCCACGACCGTTTGCGCGATACCGCAAACAGCAGCCGAATCGCCCTTGCGCCGTACATCGAAGCTCTATGCGGAAGCCTCGCCGACTTCCATCGTGGCGTACGCACGATCTCGATCGGTGTCCGCTGCGAGAATATCGAGGTGCGGAGCTCGCAAGCGGCTTCGATCGGGCTGATCGTGAATGAATTGGTGACGAACTGCTTCAAGTACGCCTTCCCGGACGGTCGCAGCGGCGCGGTGGAGGTGGACGTGCGCACTAAGGACGACCGCATCCTCGTGACGGTGCAGGACGACGGCGTCGGCTGTCCGACCGAGGTCAGGAGCGGGCTCGGCACGCGGTTGATCAGCCTGTTGGCGTCGCAGATGAAGGGGACGGTAATGAGAAGGCCTCTTCCGGAGGGTTGCGAGGTGCAGGTCTCTCTCGCGCGCGACGCATGA